In Stieleria varia, one genomic interval encodes:
- a CDS encoding RNA polymerase sigma factor has product MDGTGTTTEILDDWVRRLPAQPDVIGEIFQILAPSVLALVRSRSSSRTDAESICQDTWVSVMTSLDRYEVKEPAWFTFRSYVFQIAKRKLIDHSRRKSASDLPETYDPAAPEQRDGLEHDEELQVMRGCIESLPDEFRQAVRGRMRGESPNEIAEKLQIPVGTYQSRRNRGEKMVRECMETKLNS; this is encoded by the coding sequence ATGGATGGCACTGGCACCACGACCGAGATTCTGGACGATTGGGTTCGCAGGCTGCCTGCACAGCCCGACGTCATCGGAGAAATCTTTCAGATCCTGGCACCGTCCGTGTTGGCGCTCGTGCGAAGTCGCTCCTCGAGCCGGACCGATGCGGAGTCGATTTGCCAGGACACGTGGGTCAGCGTGATGACCAGTTTGGATCGATACGAAGTCAAAGAGCCCGCGTGGTTCACGTTTCGGTCCTACGTGTTTCAGATTGCCAAGCGAAAGCTGATCGATCATTCACGTCGCAAATCGGCGAGCGATCTGCCGGAGACCTATGACCCGGCCGCACCCGAACAACGCGACGGGTTGGAGCATGATGAAGAACTCCAAGTGATGCGAGGATGCATCGAATCGCTGCCGGACGAATTCCGCCAAGCCGTGCGTGGTCGCATGCGTGGCGAATCTCCCAATGAAATTGCCGAAAAGTTACAAATCCCCGTCGGCACGTACCAATCACGACGCAATCGTGGTGAGAAAATGGTGCGAGAGTGTATGGAAACCAAACTCAACTCCTAA
- the panD gene encoding aspartate 1-decarboxylase — MNGPFRKMLSAKIHRATVTEANVDYEGSITIPPELLDASGIAAYEAVCVWNVTRGTRLETYAITGQVGSSDICANGAAAHLIQPGDQVIIAAYAFVHSDEVSSHQPRLIFVNEKNAIVHSGPEIAGPLIRESVGQAFDAAVRGTPVDGVAGA; from the coding sequence ATGAATGGACCGTTTCGGAAAATGCTGTCCGCCAAGATTCATCGCGCGACGGTGACCGAGGCGAACGTCGATTACGAAGGCAGCATCACCATCCCTCCCGAACTCCTGGACGCTTCGGGCATCGCTGCCTACGAAGCCGTTTGTGTGTGGAATGTTACCCGCGGAACGCGTCTGGAAACTTACGCGATCACCGGTCAAGTCGGCTCGTCGGACATCTGCGCCAACGGCGCAGCGGCGCACCTGATCCAACCCGGCGATCAAGTCATCATCGCGGCCTATGCGTTCGTTCATTCCGATGAGGTCTCGTCCCATCAACCGCGTTTGATTTTCGTGAACGAAAAGAACGCGATCGTGCACAGCGGTCCCGAGATCGCAGGACCATTGATCCGCGAGTCGGTCGGTCAAGCTTTCGATGCCGCCGTCAGGGGCACGCCTGTCGACGGAGTCGCCGGGGCGTGA
- a CDS encoding lipid-A-disaccharide synthase: MNKTVFFSVGEPSGDQHTARLISALHTQATAAGTLGVSADSIKLRGFGGPAMKAAGCKLDLDLTQHAVVGLLEVLPKIREFFRFADQAEAIFEQGGIDAVLLVDFPGFNWHVARRARKHGIPVYYYCPPQLWAWGGWRVRKMKRLIDHVLAVLPIEEEYFSRHGIPTTYVGHPFFDAVAQTQLDPRVMSKLVSTPEAPLVAVLPGSRGHEVRRNWPLMLAAIRRLNQKHPHAKFAIACYRDSQCQWCRHQLSESDASLPIEFYVGRTSEIIQAARCSMMVSGSVSLEMMARRTPAAVIYRVGRFLYAFGKCVIGVDSMTLPNLMHHEKVFPEMVSVGDPSAAIEFLADSVDAMIADEFYYQKKLRLLDELCERYAQPGATQRAAQWLCSRLGIARESMPARRAA; this comes from the coding sequence ATGAACAAGACCGTCTTTTTCTCCGTCGGCGAACCCAGCGGAGACCAACATACCGCTCGATTGATTTCAGCCCTGCACACACAGGCTACCGCTGCAGGCACCCTCGGAGTCAGCGCTGACTCGATCAAGCTCCGCGGATTCGGCGGCCCGGCGATGAAAGCAGCCGGGTGCAAACTGGATCTGGACCTCACCCAACATGCGGTGGTCGGATTGCTGGAAGTCCTGCCCAAGATTCGCGAGTTCTTTCGCTTTGCCGACCAAGCCGAAGCGATCTTTGAACAAGGCGGCATCGACGCCGTTCTGCTGGTGGACTTCCCTGGATTCAATTGGCATGTCGCCCGCCGCGCCCGTAAACACGGCATCCCGGTGTACTACTACTGTCCGCCTCAATTGTGGGCCTGGGGCGGTTGGCGTGTGCGCAAGATGAAACGCCTGATCGATCATGTCCTTGCCGTGCTGCCGATCGAAGAAGAATACTTTTCGCGTCACGGCATTCCAACGACCTACGTCGGACATCCTTTCTTTGACGCCGTTGCCCAAACACAGCTTGATCCCCGCGTGATGAGCAAACTGGTTTCGACCCCCGAGGCACCCTTGGTGGCCGTCCTGCCGGGATCGCGAGGCCACGAGGTCCGTCGCAACTGGCCTCTGATGCTCGCGGCCATTCGCAGGCTGAATCAAAAACACCCTCACGCAAAGTTTGCGATCGCTTGTTATCGCGATTCCCAATGCCAGTGGTGTCGTCACCAACTCAGCGAATCTGATGCATCACTCCCGATCGAATTCTATGTCGGCCGCACCAGTGAAATCATCCAAGCAGCACGATGCTCGATGATGGTCAGCGGTTCGGTCAGTTTGGAGATGATGGCACGCCGCACTCCCGCCGCGGTGATCTATCGCGTCGGCCGCTTTCTCTACGCCTTTGGCAAGTGCGTGATCGGAGTGGATAGCATGACGCTGCCGAACCTGATGCATCACGAGAAAGTCTTTCCCGAAATGGTCTCGGTGGGCGATCCCTCTGCCGCCATCGAGTTCCTCGCCGATTCGGTCGACGCCATGATCGCCGACGAGTTCTATTACCAAAAGAAGTTGCGACTGCTCGACGAACTGTGCGAGCGTTACGCCCAACCCGGTGCAACGCAGCGAGCCGCTCAATGGCTGTGCAGCCGCCTCGGGATCGCAAGAGAATCCATGCCGGCTCGACGTGCCGCATGA
- a CDS encoding cupin domain-containing protein, with protein MNPSSSPPTARLVHLPDLPPVDCPCGQARRGFADCTEFPGTIHLTNIHTDARAHFHQRLTEVYTILDCDADAAIELDGVAQSVKPLTSVMIPPGVVHRAVGRMTVLICCIPKFDPHDEYFPDEYFPDE; from the coding sequence ATGAATCCCAGCTCATCCCCGCCGACCGCTCGCTTGGTACATCTGCCGGACTTGCCCCCTGTGGACTGTCCTTGTGGGCAGGCTCGACGAGGATTTGCTGACTGCACAGAATTTCCGGGTACAATCCACCTGACGAACATTCACACCGACGCCCGCGCTCATTTCCATCAGCGACTGACCGAGGTCTACACCATCCTGGATTGCGATGCCGACGCGGCGATCGAGTTGGATGGTGTCGCCCAGAGCGTGAAACCATTGACTTCGGTGATGATTCCCCCGGGGGTCGTTCATCGGGCCGTCGGGCGGATGACGGTGTTGATATGTTGCATCCCCAAATTTGACCCCCACGACGAATACTTTCCAGACGAATACTTTCCAGACGAATGA
- a CDS encoding PQQ-binding-like beta-propeller repeat protein, with the protein MKPAEEPAAPSPAATESPAADTSETETAAEAPATETLVSEAVEPEKVMEAGGDWPQWGGTRLRNNTPNVSGLPLEWNIGKFDRRTGEWDKSKVLNVAWYSNLGSQTYGNPVVADGRIFVGTNNGAGHLKRYDPQVDLGCLLAFDETNGDFLWQHSSEKLITGRVHDWPLQGICCSPLVEGDRLWFVTSRGEVRCLDTAGFKDDEDDGMVDPEPARVADLMLASDPGKAAMGGLAKGEVAEALATALDTAGETVSGDVKVEAVTEGSKWTLTGNFGGVDRTLTINKEGPRLSVYKELGIHDKNDADVIWVFNMMKSLNVSQHNMCSCSVTSYGDLLFVNTSNGLDESHINLPSPDAPTFICMDKNTGKLLWSDASPGKNILHGQWSSPTVAVLGGVPQAIFAGGDGWIYSFKADSGNAGKGELLWKFDGNPKDTEWKLGGEGTRNNIIATPTVYEGRVYVAVGQDPEHGEGQGHLWCIDPTMRGDISPQLAMKVEGDKRVPIEHKRIQAVEAEEGEIAVDNPNSGAIWHYAMYDANADGEIDFEEEMHRTIGSIAIKDDVLYVADFSGLVHCLDANGKDGQPVVHFTYDMLAQSWGSPLIADGHVFIGDEDGDVAIFEFGPENNEPIEEINMGSSVYSTPVAANGRIYISTKDKLFAIEKQ; encoded by the coding sequence ATGAAACCAGCGGAAGAGCCTGCTGCCCCCTCGCCGGCCGCAACAGAGTCGCCAGCCGCCGACACCAGTGAAACAGAAACTGCCGCCGAGGCTCCCGCAACGGAGACGTTGGTCTCTGAAGCCGTCGAGCCGGAGAAAGTCATGGAGGCCGGTGGCGACTGGCCTCAGTGGGGCGGCACGAGACTTCGCAACAACACGCCCAACGTCAGCGGCCTGCCCTTGGAGTGGAACATTGGCAAGTTCGATCGACGCACCGGTGAGTGGGACAAGTCCAAGGTGTTGAACGTCGCTTGGTATTCCAACTTGGGCAGCCAAACCTACGGCAACCCGGTGGTCGCCGACGGCCGCATTTTTGTCGGCACCAACAACGGTGCAGGACACCTGAAGCGGTATGACCCTCAAGTCGACCTGGGATGCTTGTTGGCGTTTGATGAGACCAACGGCGATTTTCTGTGGCAACACAGCAGCGAAAAGCTGATCACCGGTCGCGTTCACGACTGGCCATTGCAAGGCATCTGCTGTTCACCGTTGGTGGAGGGAGATCGTTTGTGGTTTGTTACCAGTCGCGGGGAAGTCCGCTGTCTGGACACTGCCGGATTCAAAGACGATGAAGACGACGGAATGGTCGACCCCGAACCCGCACGCGTCGCCGATTTGATGCTGGCCAGCGATCCAGGCAAAGCCGCCATGGGTGGTTTGGCAAAGGGCGAGGTTGCCGAAGCGTTGGCGACTGCGTTGGACACCGCCGGCGAAACCGTCAGCGGAGACGTCAAGGTCGAAGCCGTCACGGAAGGCAGCAAGTGGACCCTCACCGGTAACTTCGGAGGTGTCGATCGCACGTTGACCATCAACAAAGAAGGTCCACGACTGAGTGTCTACAAAGAGCTCGGCATCCACGATAAAAACGACGCCGACGTGATTTGGGTTTTCAACATGATGAAGTCCCTCAACGTCAGCCAACACAACATGTGCTCGTGCAGCGTGACCAGCTACGGTGACCTGTTGTTCGTCAACACCAGCAACGGCTTGGATGAGTCTCACATCAACTTGCCTTCCCCCGACGCGCCGACGTTCATCTGCATGGACAAGAACACGGGTAAGCTGCTTTGGAGCGATGCCTCGCCCGGCAAGAATATCTTGCACGGTCAATGGTCCAGCCCAACCGTTGCTGTCCTCGGTGGCGTGCCCCAAGCAATCTTTGCCGGCGGCGATGGCTGGATTTACAGTTTCAAAGCCGACAGCGGAAACGCGGGCAAAGGCGAGCTGCTGTGGAAGTTTGACGGCAACCCCAAAGACACCGAATGGAAGCTCGGTGGCGAAGGAACCCGCAACAACATCATCGCGACACCAACCGTCTATGAAGGACGCGTCTATGTGGCCGTCGGTCAGGACCCCGAACACGGTGAAGGGCAAGGTCACCTGTGGTGTATCGATCCGACCATGCGTGGAGACATTTCTCCCCAGTTGGCGATGAAAGTCGAGGGAGACAAACGTGTCCCGATCGAGCACAAGCGGATCCAAGCGGTCGAAGCTGAGGAAGGTGAGATCGCCGTCGACAACCCGAACTCGGGAGCGATCTGGCACTACGCGATGTACGACGCCAATGCCGACGGAGAGATCGATTTCGAAGAAGAGATGCACCGAACCATCGGATCGATCGCGATCAAGGACGATGTGCTCTACGTCGCGGACTTCTCCGGTTTGGTTCACTGCTTGGACGCCAACGGCAAAGACGGCCAACCGGTGGTCCACTTCACCTACGACATGCTGGCCCAAAGCTGGGGCAGCCCGCTGATCGCCGACGGGCACGTGTTCATCGGCGATGAAGATGGCGATGTGGCGATCTTTGAATTCGGCCCCGAAAACAATGAGCCGATCGAAGAAATCAACATGGGCAGCAGCGTGTACAGCACGCCCGTCGCTGCCAATGGCCGAATCTATATCAGTACCAAAGACAAGCTCTTTGCGATCGAGAAACAATAG
- a CDS encoding response regulator, producing MTRLVIDCGNCGPDFHSIRQMVTSHFDATVVQTHGAQDTLELLRTRDVDLVTVNRKLDRDYSDGMEVVKLIRADPEVGSVPIMLVTNYPEHQEAAMELGCERGFGKLAIGDPETLELLTPFLGEVITR from the coding sequence ATGACCAGACTTGTTATTGACTGTGGCAACTGCGGACCCGATTTTCACTCGATCCGACAGATGGTCACTTCCCATTTTGACGCAACTGTCGTGCAGACCCACGGGGCTCAGGACACGTTGGAATTGCTGCGTACGCGCGATGTGGACCTCGTCACGGTCAATCGCAAACTGGATCGAGACTACTCCGATGGTATGGAAGTCGTAAAATTGATCCGAGCCGATCCCGAGGTCGGCTCGGTCCCGATCATGCTGGTGACCAATTACCCCGAACATCAGGAAGCAGCGATGGAGCTGGGCTGTGAACGGGGCTTTGGAAAACTGGCGATCGGAGATCCAGAAACGTTAGAACTGTTGACGCCTTTCTTGGGCGAAGTGATCACGCGGTGA
- a CDS encoding PQQ-binding-like beta-propeller repeat protein, producing the protein MRDSNIWFTHRDSCRAGRTSVRCHDATNGRSRFAWIVIAVLVVSGFALADAQQSTAADWTYWRGPAMDGTAEATGLPDSWDPDGGEGSNVLWKREDIGGPCTPIVMNGNLYTIQRNEPGEPTEGEKVVCLNGATGETIWETSFNVWLSDVPAERIGWSSVVGDPETGYVYALGACDVFQCFDGKTGEVIWKVPLHEQYGMLSTYGGRTNFPIVHEDLVIISGIIINWGEAAKPNHRILALDKRTGAVRWFSGTRDLPYDTTYSAPSLVTIDGQRQLIMGTGDGAVWGFQPRTGKPLWHYDLSRRGIFATPLVVGNKVFCSHSEENYGDESIMGAVAALEISGTGDQTKAKELWKQFEVVCGYSEPVLVEDRLYVVDDRCKMWVFNAETGEPLIEKESFAGSRQRAALLYADGKIYVLTENGRWAIVKPTSDGYEVLNKGRVRDTGFSGSPIVADGRLYFPSTTTLYCVGTGEGKQTAQTMTESLGTETPVSEDSKIAQIQVLPAESLIQPGESIEFSVNVFNAIGQQLPTPESGVSYTVEGPAQIDGNKLTANADAQHTAAIVTATLDGVTGQARLRIVPPLPWNFTFDKLQEPPVSWVGARYRHVIRPVDGSNVLTKISTIPKGARSRAWMGPSDLSEYTIAADVRGEKAEEQLPDIGLTAHGYVLDLMGQSQQLQIRTWSAQLRMAQSVPFSWQENTWYRMKLRVDLEGEGDSTVALVRGKVWPRDVDEPEGWTVTARDESPNLAASPGLYGNAKVAELYLDNLTVTKNED; encoded by the coding sequence ATGCGAGATAGCAATATTTGGTTCACCCACCGTGATTCTTGTCGTGCAGGCAGGACAAGCGTTCGATGCCACGATGCGACCAACGGACGATCCCGCTTTGCCTGGATCGTCATTGCTGTCTTGGTTGTTTCCGGTTTTGCACTCGCTGACGCCCAGCAGTCTACGGCGGCCGACTGGACGTATTGGCGTGGTCCGGCGATGGACGGCACCGCCGAGGCAACGGGACTGCCTGATTCTTGGGATCCCGATGGCGGCGAAGGCAGCAACGTGCTGTGGAAACGCGAGGACATCGGCGGCCCATGCACCCCGATCGTCATGAACGGCAATCTCTACACCATCCAACGCAACGAGCCCGGAGAGCCGACCGAAGGCGAAAAGGTGGTCTGCCTGAACGGGGCAACGGGTGAAACGATTTGGGAAACCAGTTTCAACGTTTGGCTTTCCGACGTGCCCGCCGAGCGGATCGGCTGGAGCAGTGTCGTCGGAGATCCAGAAACGGGTTACGTCTACGCTTTGGGTGCCTGCGATGTCTTTCAATGCTTTGATGGCAAAACCGGCGAAGTGATTTGGAAGGTCCCACTGCACGAACAATACGGAATGCTCAGCACCTACGGTGGCCGCACCAACTTTCCCATCGTCCACGAAGACCTCGTGATCATCAGCGGGATCATCATCAACTGGGGCGAAGCCGCCAAACCCAATCACCGGATCTTGGCGTTGGACAAACGGACCGGTGCTGTTCGCTGGTTCTCCGGTACGAGGGACCTGCCTTACGACACCACCTACTCGGCACCGTCATTGGTGACCATCGACGGGCAACGTCAGTTGATCATGGGAACGGGCGATGGCGCGGTTTGGGGATTTCAACCGCGGACGGGCAAGCCATTGTGGCACTACGACCTTTCGCGTCGTGGAATCTTTGCCACGCCGCTGGTCGTGGGTAACAAAGTGTTCTGCTCGCACAGTGAAGAAAACTACGGTGATGAAAGCATCATGGGCGCGGTCGCGGCCCTTGAGATTTCAGGCACCGGCGACCAAACCAAAGCGAAAGAGTTGTGGAAGCAATTCGAAGTCGTCTGCGGGTACAGCGAGCCCGTCTTGGTAGAGGACCGTCTGTACGTCGTCGATGACCGCTGCAAAATGTGGGTCTTCAACGCGGAGACCGGCGAACCGCTCATCGAGAAAGAGTCCTTTGCCGGCTCGCGCCAACGCGCTGCGTTGTTGTACGCCGACGGAAAGATTTATGTTTTGACCGAGAACGGCCGATGGGCGATCGTCAAACCGACGTCCGACGGATACGAAGTCCTCAACAAAGGCCGAGTGCGTGACACGGGTTTCTCCGGATCACCGATCGTTGCCGATGGGCGACTCTATTTCCCCAGCACCACCACGCTCTATTGTGTGGGCACGGGTGAGGGCAAGCAGACCGCACAGACGATGACGGAAAGCCTGGGAACAGAGACTCCCGTCAGCGAAGACTCCAAGATCGCACAGATCCAAGTCTTGCCCGCCGAGTCCTTGATCCAACCGGGCGAGTCGATCGAATTCTCTGTCAACGTCTTCAACGCCATCGGACAGCAGCTGCCGACACCCGAGTCCGGGGTCTCCTACACCGTCGAAGGGCCAGCCCAGATCGATGGCAACAAATTGACAGCAAATGCCGATGCCCAGCACACCGCTGCCATCGTTACTGCGACGCTCGATGGTGTGACCGGACAAGCACGATTGAGAATCGTCCCACCGCTGCCTTGGAACTTTACCTTCGACAAACTGCAGGAACCGCCGGTATCATGGGTCGGTGCCCGATACCGTCACGTGATTCGCCCTGTCGATGGATCGAACGTGCTGACCAAGATCAGTACCATCCCCAAGGGAGCACGAAGCCGAGCGTGGATGGGGCCCAGTGATTTGTCCGAGTACACGATCGCCGCCGACGTGCGGGGCGAAAAAGCGGAAGAGCAACTGCCCGATATCGGCTTGACGGCACACGGATACGTGCTCGACTTGATGGGGCAAAGTCAGCAATTGCAGATCCGAACTTGGTCGGCTCAACTCAGGATGGCCCAGTCGGTACCATTCTCGTGGCAGGAAAACACTTGGTATCGCATGAAGCTACGCGTCGACTTGGAAGGCGAGGGCGATTCAACCGTCGCTCTCGTCCGTGGCAAGGTTTGGCCGCGAGATGTGGATGAGCCCGAAGGCTGGACCGTGACCGCTCGGGACGAATCGCCCAACTTGGCCGCCAGTCCAGGGCTTTACGGAAACGCGAAAGTCGCGGAACTTTACCTAGACAACCTTACGGTCACAAAGAACGAAGACTGA
- a CDS encoding glycoside hydrolase family 2 TIM barrel-domain containing protein, with protein sequence MRRSLLHFYRLISCLLVICGTVNAHSVNAQSVVALRNIDGRHQLIRNGEPYFVNGAGGQTHLELLSRMGGNSIRTWGSDDIGSVLDEAHKHGLTVSVGFWLGHERHGFNYSDADQVRRQREDCLRVVREHKDHPAVLLWAVGNEMEGDGTNPLIWKAVQQIAAECKHIDPNHPTMTVIHESIDAKIPQIENLCPSIDIIGINTYGSVLTMPSRYRAAGGSKPYLLTEFSGRGHWESPTTPWGSPIEATSTAKADSYRAAYETAVKNQPGLCLGSYAFYWGNKQETTATWYGMLLPDGTRVASADAMSEAWTGKQPENRCPVIEPPQLSKTAGIKPGEVITASVSTSDPNNDPLNIQWVLRRDSKTIGTGGDFEPAEPDVKGAVVSDGANASVTVPEGLAAYRLFAYVYDGQGGAAVANVPLSVDVSPAAMEQARFPLTLFSDDHTDAFSPSGYMGNVESIKMQISTDNPHSGKACLQVDYDASDDWGGVIWQSPPNNWGDQPGRWNLTGATALEFWVRGEKGGEVISFAMGYLGNDKAYPDTGKAERADLTLTSKWQQVRIPLTGKNLQRIATGFGWSAASKGQPFRFYLDDIRYVK encoded by the coding sequence ATGCGTCGCTCCCTGCTCCATTTCTACAGGTTGATCTCGTGCCTGCTGGTGATCTGTGGCACCGTCAACGCCCATTCGGTCAACGCGCAGTCCGTGGTCGCCCTTCGGAACATCGACGGCCGACATCAGTTGATCCGAAACGGTGAACCCTATTTCGTCAACGGTGCCGGCGGACAAACACACCTCGAACTGCTCTCACGCATGGGTGGCAATTCCATTCGCACCTGGGGCTCGGATGACATCGGCTCGGTTCTCGACGAAGCTCACAAGCACGGTTTGACGGTCAGTGTCGGATTTTGGCTTGGTCACGAACGCCACGGGTTCAACTACTCCGATGCCGACCAAGTTCGCCGGCAACGGGAGGATTGCCTCCGAGTGGTACGCGAACACAAAGACCATCCCGCCGTCCTGCTCTGGGCGGTCGGCAACGAAATGGAAGGCGACGGAACAAACCCGCTGATTTGGAAAGCCGTCCAGCAGATCGCCGCGGAGTGCAAACACATCGATCCCAATCATCCCACGATGACGGTGATTCATGAATCGATCGACGCAAAGATTCCTCAAATCGAAAACCTCTGCCCAAGCATCGATATCATCGGCATCAACACGTACGGGTCGGTGCTGACGATGCCCAGCCGGTATCGAGCCGCCGGTGGCAGCAAACCGTACCTGTTGACGGAGTTCTCTGGACGGGGGCACTGGGAAAGTCCCACGACGCCCTGGGGCTCACCCATCGAAGCGACCAGTACCGCCAAAGCCGACAGTTATCGCGCCGCTTACGAGACCGCGGTGAAAAACCAGCCCGGCTTGTGCTTGGGCAGCTACGCGTTTTATTGGGGCAACAAACAGGAGACCACCGCAACGTGGTACGGCATGCTGCTGCCCGACGGCACCCGTGTCGCCTCTGCCGACGCCATGTCCGAGGCTTGGACGGGAAAACAGCCGGAGAATCGTTGCCCCGTCATCGAACCGCCCCAACTCAGCAAGACCGCCGGGATCAAACCAGGCGAAGTCATCACGGCAAGCGTCTCGACGTCCGACCCCAACAACGACCCGCTGAATATTCAATGGGTCCTGAGACGTGACTCCAAGACCATCGGAACGGGCGGTGATTTTGAACCGGCCGAACCCGATGTCAAAGGTGCCGTCGTCAGCGACGGCGCAAACGCCTCCGTCACGGTGCCCGAGGGTCTCGCCGCCTATCGCTTGTTCGCCTACGTCTACGACGGCCAAGGTGGCGCCGCGGTGGCAAACGTTCCCCTCTCAGTGGATGTCTCGCCGGCCGCGATGGAACAAGCCCGTTTTCCGTTGACGCTGTTCTCCGACGACCATACCGACGCGTTTTCGCCGTCGGGATACATGGGCAACGTCGAATCGATCAAAATGCAAATCAGCACCGACAATCCCCACTCTGGCAAAGCGTGCCTGCAAGTCGACTACGACGCCAGTGACGACTGGGGCGGCGTCATCTGGCAATCGCCGCCCAACAACTGGGGCGATCAACCGGGCCGATGGAACTTGACCGGCGCGACTGCCCTGGAGTTCTGGGTGCGAGGCGAAAAGGGCGGCGAAGTGATCAGTTTTGCCATGGGTTACTTGGGCAATGACAAAGCGTACCCGGACACAGGCAAAGCCGAGCGTGCCGATCTGACCCTGACATCGAAATGGCAGCAGGTACGGATCCCGTTGACCGGCAAGAACCTACAGCGAATCGCAACCGGTTTTGGCTGGTCTGCTGCCAGCAAAGGCCAACCGTTTCGCTTCTACCTCGACGACATCCGATACGTGAAATGA
- a CDS encoding DMT family transporter, with product MLLLAVLIGLAAGALLGAQPSANGHLGRNVVHPLQASLISFASGTAILLVLSVSISGFPKFTTAPGSLPWWVWIGGAIGVVMVSTSLYFVPRVGSLPWFAAVMTGQTVAALILDHYGWMGNPRSQTSWIRLLGTGLLIAGVMLIVVAKQTEKRVFDSSDTLENNAISGSAQRGGDAQPSETKSE from the coding sequence ATGTTGCTTTTAGCGGTATTGATCGGATTGGCCGCCGGGGCTTTGTTGGGTGCACAGCCCAGTGCGAACGGCCATCTGGGGCGTAACGTCGTGCATCCATTGCAGGCTTCGCTGATCTCGTTTGCTTCCGGGACCGCGATCCTGCTGGTGCTGTCGGTTTCGATCAGCGGGTTTCCAAAATTCACCACGGCACCCGGTTCACTACCGTGGTGGGTTTGGATCGGAGGAGCGATCGGCGTCGTCATGGTTTCGACCTCGTTGTACTTCGTTCCACGAGTCGGCTCACTGCCATGGTTTGCCGCCGTCATGACGGGTCAGACCGTCGCCGCCTTGATCCTGGATCACTACGGTTGGATGGGGAATCCTCGCAGCCAAACGTCCTGGATCCGATTGCTGGGAACGGGCCTGTTGATCGCCGGGGTGATGCTGATCGTGGTGGCCAAGCAAACAGAGAAACGGGTTTTTGACTCGAGCGATACTCTGGAAAACAATGCGATATCCGGTTCGGCCCAACGAGGCGGTGACGCCCAACCATCTGAAACCAAATCAGAATGA
- a CDS encoding RNA polymerase sigma factor — protein sequence MTNAFPSNDNPTPHSPGDLGESGLNAAHSAGTPAPGSLDGIWREFGDQLRRRARTRLRQYGLTGQTESMDICNEVMVDLARRKDADRLQADDVLAYILRAIDNQVVDTFRTLARHCRDFRRNESAPVEDIRLSQPISSPSQVALRREVASRVRSVLGEHDAVAIDMMLENRDWSEIGDALGLKPDAARMRVRRALDRVRKDIGLDESEC from the coding sequence ATGACCAACGCGTTCCCATCCAACGACAATCCAACCCCACACTCGCCCGGTGATCTCGGCGAGTCTGGATTGAATGCTGCGCACTCGGCCGGCACGCCTGCACCCGGTTCGCTAGACGGCATCTGGCGAGAATTCGGTGATCAACTGCGTCGTCGTGCCCGAACGCGTTTGCGTCAATACGGTTTGACCGGACAAACCGAATCGATGGACATCTGCAACGAAGTCATGGTCGACTTGGCTCGGCGCAAGGATGCCGATCGCCTGCAAGCCGACGACGTGCTCGCTTACATCCTGCGGGCGATCGACAATCAAGTCGTCGATACGTTTCGGACCCTCGCTCGCCACTGTCGTGACTTTCGTCGCAATGAGTCGGCACCGGTGGAAGACATTCGGCTCAGCCAGCCGATTTCCTCGCCCAGCCAAGTGGCCCTGCGGCGTGAAGTCGCCTCACGAGTGCGTTCGGTTTTGGGTGAGCATGACGCCGTTGCGATTGACATGATGTTGGAGAATCGCGACTGGAGCGAAATCGGTGATGCGTTGGGTTTGAAACCCGATGCGGCTCGCATGCGTGTCCGTCGCGCCTTGGATCGAGTGCGAAAGGACATCGGATTGGATGAAAGTGAATGCTGA